A genome region from Brassica oleracea var. oleracea cultivar TO1000 chromosome C2, BOL, whole genome shotgun sequence includes the following:
- the LOC106325071 gene encoding NADH dehydrogenase [ubiquinone] 1 beta subcomplex subunit 8, mitochondrial produces the protein MAGRLSGVASRIMGGNGVVARSAASSLRQRAGMGLPVGKHIVPDKPLSVNDELMWDNGTAFPEPCIDRIADTVGKYEALGWLCGGLSFFAALGMLAVLNDKASKVPFTPRVYPYDNLRVELGGEP, from the exons ATGGCAGGAAGATTGAGCGGTGTGGCCTCACGAATCATGGGTGGAAACGGCGTCGTTGCTCGATCCGCCGCCTCTTCCCTCCGCCAACGCGCTGGCATGGGTCTCCCCGTCGGCAAACACATCGTCCCCGATAAGCCG CTTTCGGTTAACGACGAGCTGATGTGGGACAACGGGACCGCGTTTCCAGAGCCTTGCATAGATCGGATTGCTGATACCGTCGGGAAG TATGAAGCATTGGGATGGTTGTGTGGCGGTCTAAGCTTCTTTGCGGCTCTTGGTATGCTCGCTGTTTTGAACGATAAAGCTTCAAAAGTTCCATTT ACACCACGAGTGTATCCGTATGATAACCTGAGAGTGGAGCTTGGAGGAGAGCCGTAG
- the LOC106327448 gene encoding RING-H2 finger protein ATL79-like codes for MRLLVAEVAAASPLSSASSECNSNSCRWKPYSNSTDFQANASVLLILIFSALICALSLCAAIRCFLRPTTPETDDNDHKSDLEADSSFTIPTPTLVYSSDLELAGAEAECAICLSEFEQGESIQVLEKCHHGFHVKCIHKWLSSRSSCPTCRTSIFLQSTLDSTPSTEAPSTN; via the coding sequence ATGCGTTTGCTAGTCGCAGAAGTAGCTGCAGCTTCACCATTGTCCTCTGCCTCTTCAGAATGTAACTCCAATAGTTGCAGATGGAAGCCTTACTCCAACTCTACTGACTTCCAAGCAAACGCATCCGTCCTCCTCATACTTATCTTCTCTGCTCTCATATGTGCTCTCTCTCTATGCGCTGCGATCCGTTGCTTTCTCCGGCCAACAACTCCCGAGACTGACGACAACGACCACAAGTCTGATCTTGAAGCTGATAGTTCATTCACCATACCAACTCCTACGCTTGTCTACTCCTCAGACCTTGAGCTTGCAGGAGCTGAAGCAGAGTGTGCTATCTGCTTGTCGGAGTTCGAACAAGGTGAGAGTATCCAAGTGCTGGAGAAATGTCATCATGGGTTCCATGTCAAGTGCATCCACAAGTGGCTATCTTCCCGCTCCTCCTGTCCTACCTGCCGGACTTCTATCTTCTTACAAAGCACCTTAGACTCTACACCATCAACGGAAGCTCCTTCAACAAACTAG
- the LOC106327449 gene encoding DAZ-associated protein 1-like codes for MASRPLIKSFILSNLLDFNLPSLPLLPFLKLRNPGSWVDRFSQSDQDPVVRFHRHILHCFPKEWRWNHVSSSSVGSLGRPLKIVFEYFQSFGEVLEAVIMKDRATGRARGFGFLVFSDPIVAERVVLLRHVIDGKLVEAKKAVPRDDHLVLNKSNNTSLQVSPGPVNSKKIFVGGLASSVTEAEFKKYFAQFGVITDVVVMYDHRTQRPRGFGFISFESEDAVDKVLQRTFHDLNGKMVEVKLAVPKEMALNPIRNQMNVNNFGSSRISALLMNEYTQGFSPSPISGYGVKPEVRCSPGLGNRGGGFSPFGHGYGIELNFEPDQSQNFGSGSSAGFGRPFSPGYAPSLGRYGSQIESGGAGNGPVLNAATKNHLWGNGGGLGYMSNSPISRSSFNGMSSLGSIGDNWGRNSYRSEGGGGLGLEAMRGGHVGGYSSGSSSLETDSLYSDSAWLSLPAKAEERMGAFDFMSRGPAGYINRQPNGGIAA; via the exons ATGGCCTCACGCCCTCTTATTAAAAGCTTCATCCTCTCCAATCTCTTAGATTTCAATCTCCCTTCTCTTCCTCTTCTCCCTTTTCTTAAACTTCG GAATCCAGGATCGTGGGTCGATCGGTTCTCACAATCCGATCAAGACCCAGTAGTTCGTTTTCATCGACACATCCTTCACTGTTTTCCAAAAG AATGGAGATGGAATCATGTAAGCTCTTCATCGGTGGGATCTCTTGGGAGACCACTGAAGATCGTCTTCGAGTATTTTCAGAGTTTCGGTGAGGTTTTGGAGGCCGTTATCATGAAGGATCGAGCCACTGGTCGTGCTCGAGGCTTTGGTTTCCTTGTCTTCTCTGACCCCATTGTCGCTGAGAGAGTCGTGTTGCTCAGACACGTCATTGATGGTAAACTT GTTGAGGCGAAGAAGGCAGTTCCAAGAGATGATCACCTAGTATTGAACAAAAGTAACAACACTAGTCTCCAGGTTTCACCTGGCCCAGTAAACAGCAAGAAGATCTTTGTCGGAGGTTTGGCTTCGTCGGTGACAGAAGCTGAGTTCAAAAAGTATTTTGCTCAGTTTGGGGTGATCACTGACGTTGTGGTGATGTATGACCACAGAACCCAGCGACCGAGAGGCTTCGGGTTCATCTCTTTTGAGTCAGAGGACGCTGTAGACAAAGTTCTGCAGAGGACATTCCACGATCTCAATGGAAAGATGGTGGAGGTCAAACTGGCTGTTCCTAAGGAAATGGCTCTGAACCCAATCCGGAACCAAATGAATGTAAATAACTTTGGAAGTAGTAGGATCAGCGCATTGCTGATGAACGAGTACACCCAAGGATTCAGCCCGAGTCCGATCTCCGGTTATGGAGTTAAACCTGAAGTTAGGTGCAGTCCAGGATTAGGTAATAGGGGTGGTGGATTCTCACCGTTTGGACATGGATACGGAATTGAGCTGAACTTTGAGCCAGATCAGAGTCAGAACTTTGGGTCTGGTTCCAGTGCAGGCTTTGGGCGGCCCTTTAGCCCAGGATATGCTCCGAGTCTTGGCAGGTACGGTAGCCAGATTGAGTCAGGAGGAGCTGGGAACGGTCCTGTGCTAAATGCAGCAACAAAGAACCATTTATGGGGTAATGGTGGTGGGCTAGGTTACATGTCAAACTCACCAATATCTAGAAGCAGCTTCAATGGAATGTCTTCACTAGGCAGCATCGGAGACAACTGGGGACGTAATAGCTACCGCAGTGAGGGAGGAGGAGGCTTAGGATTAGAAGCAATGAGAGGGGGTCATGTTGGTGGTTACAGCAGCGGCTCAAGCAGCTTGGAGACAGACTCTTTGTACAGTGACTCGGCGTGGCTTTCGCTGCCTGCAAAGGCGGAGGAAAGAATGGGAGCGTTTGACTTCATGTCCAGAGGACCAGCTGGCTACATCAACAGGCAACCAAACGGAG GAATTGCAGCTTAG
- the LOC106326974 gene encoding acyl carrier protein 3, mitochondrial has translation MHCIRSSILQHLRLRVPVRSVLLLEKENVLISKMNFTSGGGQDQVLSKVIELVKKYDTTSASKVTETADFKKDLSLDSLDRVEIVMAIEEEFSVEIPDEKADKLTCCADIASFIVSETQSKAPES, from the exons ATGCATTGCATTAGGAGCTCAATCCTCCAGCATTTGAGACTCAGAGTGCCGGTCAGATCGGTTTTGCTTCTCGAGAAGGAGAATGTTTTAATTAGTAAAATGAATTTCACATCAGGAGGAGGCCAAGATCAGGTTTTGAGTAAGGTTATTGAACTGGTTAAGAAGTACGACACGACCAGTGCCTCTAAG GTTACTGAAACGGCTGACTTTAAGAAAGATTTGTCGCTGGACAGTTTAGATAGGGTGGAGATAGTGATGGCTATTGAAGAAGAGTTCTCCGTTGAGATCCCTGATGAAAAAGCTGATAAGCTTACTTGTTGTGCTGATATTGCAAGCTTCATAGTCTCTGAAACTCAATCCAAGGCGCCAGAGTCCTGA
- the LOC106326978 gene encoding nuclear transcription factor Y subunit B-2 translates to MGDSDKDSGGGQNGQSPLSPREQDRFLPIANVSRIMKKALPANAKISKDAKETMQECVSEFISFVTGEASDKCQKEKRKTINGDDLLWAMTTLGFEDYVEPLKVYLQRFREIEGERAGVGRPQTGGEGGEHQRDAGVGDGGGFYGGGMQYHQHHQFLHQQNHMYGSTGGGGGDGGGGAGSGRTRT, encoded by the coding sequence ATGGGGGATTCCGACAAGGACTCCGGTGGAGGGCAAAACGGACAGTCTCCGTTGTCTCCCAGAGAGCAAGACAGGTTCCTACCGATCGCTAACGTGAGCAGGATCATGAAGAAGGCCTTGCCAGCGAACGCCAAGATATCCAAAGATGCTAAAGAGACGATGCAGGAGTGCGTCTCTGAGTTTATAAGCTTCGTCACGGGAGAGGCGTCGGATAAGTGCCAGAAGGAGAAGAGGAAGACGATCAACGGCGATGATTTGCTATGGGCTATGACCACTCTAGGGTTTGAGGATTACGTTGAGCCGCTGAAGGTTTACTTGCAGAGGTTTAGGGAGATCGAAGGGGAGAGGGCTGGAGTGGGGAGGCCACAGACAGGTGGTGAAGGTGGAGAGCATCAGAGAGATGCAGGTGTGGGCGATGGCGGTGGATTCTACGGTGGTGGGATGCAGTATCACCAGCATCATCAGTTTCTTCACCAACAGAACCATATGTATGGTTCCACAGGCGGTGGTGGGGGTGACGGTGGAGGAGGAGCTGGCTCCGGTAGGACTAGAACTTAA
- the LOC106326976 gene encoding nudix hydrolase 2 — protein sequence MSASSSSCTNPMAGEEAKGGVTVLPVVEDKYGGVMTEISHPMDPSAFSALLQSSLSSWTLQGKKGVWIKLPRQLIGLAEAAVKEGFWFHHAEKDYLMLVYWIPIEGDTIPSNASHRVGIGAFVINHNKEVLVVQEKTGRFQGQGIWKFPTGVVNEGEYIHDGSVREVKEETGVDTEFVQVLAFRQTHKAFFGKSDLFFVCMLKPLSLEINAQETEIEAAQWMPWDEYTKQPFVQNHELLRYMTAICSAKANGDYEGFTPLRVSAPDQQGNLYFNTRDLH from the exons ATGTCCGCTTCTTCTTCCTCCTGCACGAACCCGATGGCCGGCGAGGAGGCAAAGGGCGGCGTTACAGTGCTTCCGGTGGTTGAAGACAAATACGGCGGCGTGATGACGGAGATTAGTCATCCCATGGATCCTTCTGCCTTCTCTGCACTTCTCCAGTCATCTCTCTCTTCCTGGACTCTCCAG GGAAAGAAGGGAGTGTGGATCAAATTGCCTAGACAGCTTATCGGTCTTGCCGAAGCTGCTGTTAAG GAGGGATTCTGGTTTCATCACGCGGAGAAAGACTACTTGATGCTTGTGTATTGGATTCCCATAGAAGGCGATACAATTCCTTCCAATGCCTCTCACCGTGTTGGCATTGGTGCCTTTGTCATTAACCACAATAAAGAG GTGCTGGTGGTTCAAGAGAAGACAGGAAGATTTCAAGGCCAAGGTATCTGGAAGTTCCCCACCGGAGTAGTCAATGAG GGTGAATACATCCATGATGGCTCGGTCAGAGAGGTGAAAGAAGAGACAGGA GTGGATACAGAATTTGTCCAAGTATTGGCTTTCAG ACAGACCCACAAAGCTTTCTTTGGAAAGTCAGATTTGTTCTTCGTGTGCATGTTAAAGCCCCTTTCTTTGGAGATCAATGCACAGGAGACAGAGATAGAGGCAGCTCAG TGGATGCCATGGGATGAATACACAAAGCAACCATTCGTACAGAATCATGAGCTACTAAGATATATGACAGCCATCTGCTCTGCTAAAGCCAACGGAGACTACGAAGGCTTCACTCCTCTCCGTGTCTCTGCACCTGATCAACAAGGCAACTTGTACTTCAACACCCGCGACCTCCATTAA